A genomic region of Bacillota bacterium contains the following coding sequences:
- a CDS encoding GNAT family N-acetyltransferase, which yields MDGLALIYPDVALEAQYMQMLQDWRSTAESMFPFVLDFDPSDFPALITKLRNCSLGIDLPPGFVPHTTLWLVDQQSAILGVVNIRHYLDDKLRHRGGHIGYGIRPSQRRRGLGTKMLALALNHAKTMGLDSVLLTCDKANIASDKVIQNNGGKLDSEEVVDGTMIQRYWIEVPK from the coding sequence ATGGATGGACTGGCACTAATCTATCCCGACGTTGCCCTAGAAGCACAGTACATGCAAATGCTCCAGGATTGGCGCTCCACCGCAGAATCAATGTTTCCCTTTGTCCTGGATTTTGACCCCAGTGACTTCCCGGCGCTGATCACTAAACTACGAAACTGCAGTTTGGGAATCGATTTGCCTCCAGGATTTGTGCCCCACACCACCCTGTGGCTCGTGGATCAACAGTCTGCTATTCTGGGAGTGGTCAATATCCGCCACTACCTCGATGATAAGCTCCGACATCGCGGGGGTCACATTGGCTATGGCATCAGGCCCAGTCAACGCCGAAGGGGACTAGGCACCAAGATGCTGGCCCTGGCCCTTAACCACGCCAAGACCATGGGGCTAGATTCGGTGCTTCTTACCTGCGACAAAGCGAACATTGCCTCAGACAAAGTCATTCAAAACAACGGTGGTAAACTGGATTCGGAAGAAGTGGTGGATGGAACGATGATTCAGCGCTACTGGATTGAAGTTCCCAAGTAG
- a CDS encoding rubrerythrin family protein — MTQILRAQQNEITEYHIYSRLARRVKDKGNSRVLQQIADEEKQHHDSWAQYTNQEARPRRLIVFLYYWIARVLGLTFGIKLMEKNEERAQINYSQIVGVIPEAQRIIEEEEVHEQKLIALINEERLNYTGSIVLGLNDALVELTGTLAGLTFALQNTKLTALAGLITGIAASFSMAASEYLSQRSEGESERASTSALYTGVAYICTVALLILPYLVLTNYLLSLVCTLVIALAIIFAFNYYISVAKDLNFRRRFTEMALISMGVALVSFAIGYLIRVTLGVDI, encoded by the coding sequence CTGACCCAAATCCTCAGGGCACAACAGAACGAAATCACCGAGTATCATATCTATTCCCGCCTGGCCAGAAGGGTCAAGGACAAGGGCAACAGCCGGGTCCTGCAGCAAATTGCCGACGAGGAAAAGCAGCACCATGACTCTTGGGCCCAGTATACAAACCAAGAGGCCCGGCCAAGGCGACTGATAGTCTTCCTTTATTACTGGATCGCTAGAGTCCTGGGGCTTACCTTTGGAATCAAGCTGATGGAAAAAAATGAAGAGCGGGCTCAAATCAACTACAGTCAGATTGTCGGAGTGATTCCCGAGGCCCAGCGGATTATCGAGGAAGAAGAGGTGCATGAGCAGAAGCTCATCGCGTTGATCAACGAGGAACGCCTGAATTACACCGGCTCCATTGTTTTGGGGTTGAACGATGCGCTGGTAGAGCTCACGGGAACACTGGCAGGCCTCACCTTCGCCCTGCAAAACACCAAACTGACGGCCTTGGCCGGGTTGATCACCGGAATCGCGGCCTCCTTTTCCATGGCGGCCTCGGAATATCTGTCCCAGCGGTCTGAAGGTGAAAGTGAAAGGGCCTCCACTTCGGCACTTTACACCGGGGTGGCCTATATCTGTACCGTGGCCCTGTTGATTCTGCCCTACCTGGTGCTGACTAACTACTTACTCAGTCTGGTGTGCACCCTAGTCATCGCCTTAGCGATTATCTTTGCCTTCAACTACTACATCTCCGTCGCCAAGGATCTCAACTTCCGGCGCCGCTTCACGGAGATGGCCCTGATCAGTATGGGGGTAGCCTTGGTTAGCTTTGCCATAGGCTATCTGATTCGAGTCACTCTGGGAGTAGATATTTGA
- a CDS encoding HDIG domain-containing protein: protein MERNEALNLVKANVKNKNLVKHMLAAEAIMRHMAEHFGEDVDAWGLAGLLHDVDYDKTKDTPEQHGLLGAEMLREAGLSEEIVQAVLAHCDKAPRKSLMDQVLYATDPLTGLIVAAALVHPDKKLNSIDPDFVMNRFGERSFARGADRDTIRTCADFGMEVEEFVAHGLKAMQGIHQDLGL, encoded by the coding sequence GTGGAACGCAATGAAGCATTGAATTTGGTTAAGGCCAACGTAAAGAACAAGAATTTGGTAAAGCACATGTTGGCAGCTGAGGCGATTATGCGGCATATGGCAGAACACTTTGGTGAAGATGTCGACGCCTGGGGATTAGCAGGGCTCCTTCATGATGTAGACTACGACAAGACTAAGGATACGCCGGAGCAACATGGCCTGCTGGGAGCGGAAATGCTGCGAGAGGCGGGGTTGTCCGAGGAGATTGTCCAAGCAGTGCTGGCCCATTGCGACAAGGCCCCGCGCAAGAGCCTGATGGATCAGGTGCTGTATGCCACCGATCCGCTGACAGGGCTCATCGTGGCCGCCGCTTTGGTCCACCCCGACAAAAAGCTGAATTCCATCGACCCTGATTTTGTGATGAACCGGTTCGGTGAAAGGTCCTTTGCCCGCGGTGCTGATCGGGATACCATTCGCACCTGTGCTGATTTTGGCATGGAAGTCGAGGAGTTTGTGGCCCATGGCCTCAAGGCGATGCAGGGGATTCATCAAGACTTGGGCCTATAG